The region AAATCTGTTCTGTATAAAAATAAGGGGTTGATAACATTGCTGGCTactctgagaaaaagaaaatcaacggaaacaaaatgaaataaaaattaaaaggcACTTCATTGGATATCTGAGTATGGCCTTTCCTCCAAAGCCACTTGGGGGAAACACATTTCTGTGATATATAGAGATTAACTTGTCATGCTGCTGTCTATTTTTTTGATACTCAATTTttgtggtagtggtggtggtagtggtaggtAGGGGGCGCTATGAggtgagcttttttttttttttttaactctctGTGATTAAAACCTGTATGATTTCTCCAAGACTTCGAGGTAATCCGGCTTGGTTTGGAGTTTGGCCCTTAACTCGAGGTATTCACTTTGGGTTTGTTCTGGAAATCCTTTGCCCCCAGCAAAAAGCAGCGTCTCTTTTAACCTGGCGTCCTGCTGCACATCCGGGTACTGAACGCCCGGCGGATGTGCATGCGCCATGTGAACGTGCTTAAGTCTTGGCGCCGTGCTGTACAGGCAGTCTACGAATCCTACGGCCTGGGGCGACCTCTGCTGGCTGTCAATTGCAGTGGGGCAAAGCAGCCCGTTCTCGTGAAGTCGCGACCGATCAACGGTGACTATGGTGTTTAGCTGCGATGTAGAAACAGCTGCTGTCCACTCCTGCTCTTTCTCCAGCAGCGTCCGGTAACTCGTGCCTCCGTTTTCCTTCTGTTCTGCCTCCATCTCACCCTCTCGTGGTTTGTAGATGGGGTTGTTGCACATGTGTGCCACAGGATGAGGGATGTAGTCATAAACGTGGCCTGGAGGTTTCTCAGGCGTGGCTGCGGTGGCACGTTCCTCAAACTGCATCTGAATGCCAGTGAGGTCCACTTCTTGCCTCTTTCTGAAAGGCACGTCTTTCTTTCTCCGCCTCCTCAGGACAAAGGCGAAGAGGCCGgcagctgcaaaaacagcacagatgAACAGAACCAGCAAACTCAGGATCAGGACCGAAAGAGGGACTGCAGATCCTGCAGATGCAGGAGAGACGTGGCCTGACCCAGACGTGCTTTGGGGTGTGACATCAAGTGCCGGGGAGCTTGGGGCAGCATATTTCAGCTCAGGACAGATAACCTCTGCCTCCAGGCTACGAAGATCCTTGCCGGTGTGACTCTCGGGAGTCCTGCAGATGACTTCGCCAACCACGATGACCGAGCTGAGCTTCTCTACCCAGCGTTTGAGTGGCACAATGGCACATGTGCAGTCCCACGGATTCTGCTGCAGATCTACCTGCACCACTGCACGCAGGTGCTCCAGCACACCCTCCACAGGCAGGTGCAAGAAGTAGTTGTTGCGCAGGTTCAACCTGGCCAGAGACGTTCCCGCAAAAGCATCCATGGGAAGGGCACGAAGCAGGTTGTCATTCAGGAAGACTAGCTGCAAATTGGGCATCAAGCTGAAAGCCGCAGGCTCCAGCTCCCGGATCACATTGTACTCCAGGTAAAGATAGCTTAGAGAGTGAAGACCACGGAACATTCCTGGAGTAAGTCGTTCTATGTCATTCCCATTCAAATACAGGCTTTTCAAGTTGGGCAAGTTGATAAATGCGCCCTCCTGGACATACGAAATCCGGTTGTTGCCCAGATGGAGCAAATCCAGGCTGGAGAAGTTCCAAAAGTCTGATCTGTAAATCTTCTGGATGAGGTTCCCACTCAGATATAGCTTCTTGGCATTGAGCGGGCGAGGCAGAAGCtctgaaatgttgtggaaggctTTCTCTTTGCAGTTCACCGTCAATCCCAGGTCATTGATGTGCAAGTTGCATGTGCATCCTGCCGGGCAGATTATAGGGATAGGTGGCCGTGTCTGGTAAGCCGGCACAGGTGGCTGATTGGGACCCGGATAGATACTTCGTGCTGTGGGTGGAGTTTTTGTGGGCCTTGGACGTTTGGTAGGCTTTGGGTGCCTCTCCCTGTATTCCACTGAAGATGCTGTGTTGTGGAAGGATGAAAGCATGGATGAGGGTTTTGTGGGCCATGCTCTCTCACCAACCAATTGCAACCTTGGGACACCATATTTGGCCTCAATCTCAGCCTCCGAAAGTGTCGGACACAGCTCCCGTCTCGTGATCTCGCGCAGGTCCTTGCCATGCAAGTGAAACGGATGCTCGCAAGCCACGTCTCCCACAAGTGCAGCATATGGGATTCGCTCGAGCCATGACTTGAGCTGCACAATTTCGCAAGCACAGTTCCATGGGTTCTCCTCAAGCTGGATCTCCATGAGGCTGCGGCCCACATACTCCAAAGTTCCTTGGTAAGGCAGGTTCTTTAAACGGTTGCCTCGCAAGTCAAGATGTGTTAGCGACACAGACCTGAAAAGTGTACTGGGCAGTGCAGGTATCAAATTGTCATTGAGGATAAGCACTCTGAGCTTGTGCAAGTTGCGAAAAGCCCCACTTTCTATCCTCTTGATGACATTGTAATCCGCCTGCAGATACTCAAGGCTCTCCAGGCCCAGGAACGTGTCATTCCTGAACACCTCCAGCTTGTTCTCATGCAAGAATAGCTTTTTTAAAATGGCAAGGCCATTAAAAGCACCCGCATGGATGTCCTGCAGTGCATTGTTGCCCAGATTTAGTGACACAGCATTGTTGAGATGCAGGAAGCTGTTGAAATACAGCCTCCGCATAGCGTTCCTCTGCAGGTTCAGCTTGAAGGGTCTCGTCCACGTCTGGGAGATCTGGCTGACGTTGGTAAAGCCTTTGCTGTCACAGTGGACGTGGAAGATGCCCTCTTTGACCTCACAGCTGCAGGGGTCGAAGCATGGCTCGTCCACTTCCTCCGACTCGTCCAGCAAAGGGATCGGCGTGGTGCATCCTAAAGCGATCGAGCTCAGCAGGGTTACCCACAGCATGCTTCCGCCGAGAACCTGGGTGGAGGTACGGCCCACAGCCAcgtcacagcactgagaaaaagagagagagagttttccATTTTACAGTCCTTACAGGCCCTATAATTTTCTCCACAAAGCCAACATTTCATATATTCTCATTCTTTGTAACTTGAGCTTTGGCAATAAGCAAGAAAGCACTCTGAAATGAACTGTTTTGAGGttaagagagaaacaaaaagagaatCAGAGCTGAGTGGGTATACTTTGACGCTCATGGAATGGTTTTGGGACTTTGACCCTCAGCTAGTTTTGCCTGAAGACTTTTACCTTCTTGTAAACAAATTCTTTAGAATAAATTAACAAATTTATTACATTCCCTAGCATCATAGCACTGACACTGATAGATATTCAGAGCAAAGAGGACACCCTGTTCTTAGTCTGTCAGTCTGGTAAACATTCTGGGACCTTTACAACCAGTTGTCTAGGTGGTTGTGAGAGCTTTTTCCTGAGTTAACATCATAAAAAATTGAGATTTCTTTGTTGATAAGTATAAAGTTTCTTCAGATTTCACTGCTATTACAAGTCACAGAATATGTTTTGGTACCAGATAGagccctttttgctaagagtgtagcCAAATCCCGATATGCCCCTGTATGTTTACATCAGTCCTAGTAGGTTTCTCAACATAGAGAAGCATTTAAACATACATATCAAAATGTATgcatacaaat is a window of Pygocentrus nattereri isolate fPygNat1 chromosome 7, fPygNat1.pri, whole genome shotgun sequence DNA encoding:
- the slitrk3a gene encoding SLIT and NTRK-like protein 3; protein product: MLWVTLLSSIALGCTTPIPLLDESEEVDEPCFDPCSCEVKEGIFHVHCDSKGFTNVSQISQTWTRPFKLNLQRNAMRRLYFNSFLHLNNAVSLNLGNNALQDIHAGAFNGLAILKKLFLHENKLEVFRNDTFLGLESLEYLQADYNVIKRIESGAFRNLHKLRVLILNDNLIPALPSTLFRSVSLTHLDLRGNRLKNLPYQGTLEYVGRSLMEIQLEENPWNCACEIVQLKSWLERIPYAALVGDVACEHPFHLHGKDLREITRRELCPTLSEAEIEAKYGVPRLQLVGERAWPTKPSSMLSSFHNTASSVEYRERHPKPTKRPRPTKTPPTARSIYPGPNQPPVPAYQTRPPIPIICPAGCTCNLHINDLGLTVNCKEKAFHNISELLPRPLNAKKLYLSGNLIQKIYRSDFWNFSSLDLLHLGNNRISYVQEGAFINLPNLKSLYLNGNDIERLTPGMFRGLHSLSYLYLEYNVIRELEPAAFSLMPNLQLVFLNDNLLRALPMDAFAGTSLARLNLRNNYFLHLPVEGVLEHLRAVVQVDLQQNPWDCTCAIVPLKRWVEKLSSVIVVGEVICRTPESHTGKDLRSLEAEVICPELKYAAPSSPALDVTPQSTSGSGHVSPASAGSAVPLSVLILSLLVLFICAVFAAAGLFAFVLRRRRKKDVPFRKRQEVDLTGIQMQFEERATAATPEKPPGHVYDYIPHPVAHMCNNPIYKPREGEMEAEQKENGGTSYRTLLEKEQEWTAAVSTSQLNTIVTVDRSRLHENGLLCPTAIDSQQRSPQAVGFVDCLYSTAPRLKHVHMAHAHPPGVQYPDVQQDARLKETLLFAGGKGFPEQTQSEYLELRAKLQTKPDYLEVLEKSYRF